One Kribbella sp. NBC_00662 genomic region harbors:
- a CDS encoding DUF4097 domain-containing protein, with protein sequence MAENKQLGVILLVVAAGLAFWQFGDKDSDDTHTVGAKITTVELAAEHSDITIKVSDDDKTTVQEKRKYWFWKHGDAYSVNDGVLKLDGDCGWQCSADFEVTVPRGTKITGENGSGDLELTGVAGVDLKSRSGQVELREIKGDVNLDVTSGDVSVSDLTGKLGVKANSGDIEAADLKGGPVDVETSSGDMELQLSEANDVRAKGTSGDIEITAPTGDYKVTTESRTGDVENSLGNSTTGSHTLDATTTSGDIELHAR encoded by the coding sequence ATGGCGGAGAACAAGCAGCTCGGCGTGATCCTGCTGGTGGTGGCGGCCGGGCTGGCGTTCTGGCAGTTCGGCGACAAGGACTCCGACGACACGCACACGGTCGGCGCCAAGATCACCACGGTGGAGCTCGCCGCCGAACACTCCGACATCACCATCAAGGTGTCCGACGACGACAAGACCACCGTGCAGGAGAAGCGCAAGTACTGGTTCTGGAAGCACGGGGACGCGTACTCCGTGAACGACGGCGTACTCAAACTCGACGGCGACTGCGGCTGGCAGTGCAGCGCCGACTTCGAGGTGACGGTCCCGCGCGGCACCAAGATCACCGGCGAGAACGGCAGCGGCGACCTGGAACTCACCGGGGTAGCCGGGGTCGACCTGAAGTCCCGCTCCGGCCAGGTCGAACTCCGTGAGATCAAGGGCGACGTGAATCTCGATGTCACGTCCGGCGACGTTTCCGTCAGTGATCTCACCGGCAAGCTCGGCGTGAAGGCCAACTCCGGCGACATCGAGGCCGCCGACCTGAAGGGCGGCCCGGTCGACGTCGAGACTTCCTCTGGAGACATGGAACTCCAACTCTCCGAGGCCAACGACGTCCGAGCGAAGGGCACGTCGGGCGACATCGAGATCACCGCACCGACCGGCGACTACAAGGTCACCACGGAATCCCGCACCGGCGACGTCGAGAACTCCCTCGGCAACTCCACCACTGGCTCCCACACCCTCGATGCCACCACAACCTCAGGCGACATCGAACTCCACGCGAGGTAA
- a CDS encoding histidine phosphatase family protein, with protein MKLIYETHSITVDNERGIASGWLPGELSEEGRRLAAEIGPRRQDVDVVFSSDLRRAVQTVELSGLTVPHLQDWRLRECNYGELNGAPVDALDPRVKRVHSRFPGGQSYTDVVELTRAFLEDVKWWYDGRVVLVIAHSANRWALEHLLGSRASMEELIVSPFNWQPGWEYRI; from the coding sequence ATGAAGCTGATTTACGAGACCCACTCGATCACCGTCGACAACGAGCGTGGGATCGCGAGCGGTTGGCTGCCGGGTGAGCTGTCCGAGGAGGGGCGCCGGCTGGCGGCGGAGATCGGGCCGCGCCGGCAGGACGTCGACGTGGTGTTCAGCTCGGACCTGCGGCGCGCAGTACAGACCGTCGAACTGTCCGGGCTGACCGTGCCGCACCTGCAGGACTGGCGGTTGCGCGAGTGCAACTACGGCGAGCTCAACGGCGCGCCTGTGGACGCGCTCGACCCGAGGGTCAAACGCGTCCACAGCCGGTTCCCCGGCGGTCAGAGCTACACCGACGTCGTCGAGTTGACCCGCGCGTTCCTCGAGGACGTCAAGTGGTGGTACGACGGCCGGGTGGTGCTCGTGATCGCCCACTCGGCGAACCGGTGGGCGCTCGAACACCTCCTCGGTAGTCGCGCTTCGATGGAGGAGCTGATCGTCTCCCCGTTCAACTGGCAGCCGGGATGGGAGTACCGGATCTAG
- a CDS encoding carbohydrate ABC transporter permease produces the protein MSADTAAATGQAAAAIRRKPQKRGVIADGSTRRSRTIRYILLLLFLLFVLIPVYVVLITSFKTSGDTTAASQWNLPKEWTLEPWRKAWDVLQPYMIRSLSLAIPAAIISSLIGSMNGFVLARWRFPGANIVFAFILFGMFIPYQAVMLPLRTTFTELDVTRGVPTLIIAHCIYGIPICTLIFRNYYATIVPNEIIESARVDGAGLVQTYLRIILPISISGFVVTLIWQFTSVWNDFLFALFLTQQNNGPVTLGLAALAGGQKVDYAASMAGALITSFPTLIVYILLGRWFIGGLMAGALKG, from the coding sequence ATGAGCGCCGACACCGCCGCAGCGACCGGCCAGGCTGCTGCGGCCATCCGCCGGAAGCCGCAGAAGCGCGGGGTGATCGCGGACGGTTCGACCCGGCGCAGCCGGACGATCCGGTACATCCTGCTGCTGTTGTTCCTGCTGTTCGTGCTGATCCCGGTGTACGTCGTACTGATCACCAGCTTCAAGACCTCCGGTGACACCACCGCTGCCTCGCAGTGGAACCTGCCGAAGGAATGGACGCTGGAGCCCTGGCGCAAGGCCTGGGACGTACTCCAGCCGTACATGATCCGGTCGCTGTCGCTGGCGATCCCGGCCGCGATCATCTCGTCGCTGATCGGCTCGATGAACGGGTTCGTGCTGGCCCGCTGGCGGTTCCCGGGTGCGAACATCGTGTTCGCGTTCATCCTGTTCGGGATGTTCATCCCGTACCAGGCGGTGATGCTGCCGCTGCGTACGACGTTCACCGAGCTGGACGTGACCCGGGGTGTGCCGACGCTGATCATCGCGCACTGCATCTACGGCATCCCGATCTGCACGCTGATCTTCCGGAACTACTACGCCACGATCGTGCCGAACGAGATCATCGAGTCGGCCCGGGTGGACGGGGCCGGGCTGGTCCAGACGTACCTGCGGATCATCCTGCCGATCTCGATCTCCGGCTTCGTGGTGACGCTGATCTGGCAGTTCACCTCGGTCTGGAACGACTTCCTGTTCGCACTGTTCCTGACCCAGCAGAACAACGGCCCGGTGACGTTGGGTCTGGCCGCGCTGGCGGGTGGACAGAAGGTCGACTACGCCGCGAGCATGGCCGGCGCCCTGATCACGTCGTTCCCGACGCTGATCGTCTACATCCTCCTGGGCCGCTGGTTCATCGGCGGCCTGATGGCCGGTGCCCTGAAGGGCTGA
- a CDS encoding endo-beta-N-acetylglucosaminidase H produces the protein MKRRTLLSALAAGTAAAATGAALPAEAATKCRRARKTGPVTVAYIEVNDHSMLSAGKYTLANGGAQVIDVAVIFAANINYDGSNAYLFFNDQVTNVLNNVATQVRPLQQKGIKVLLSVLGNHQGAGFANFPNQAAADAFAQQLADAVNQYGLDGIDFDDEYAEYGNNGTGQPNDFSFFYLIQALRAKLPNKLITLYDIGPAADRLSYNGQSIAETFNYAWNPYYGTWGVPSGPSEKSRLSPAAISYTATSSSTAASLAQRTVNEGYGVFLTYNLTESDTSSYMTSFTQKLYGSATVYTP, from the coding sequence ATGAAGCGAAGGACCCTGTTGTCAGCCCTGGCCGCCGGCACCGCCGCGGCCGCCACCGGTGCCGCACTGCCCGCCGAGGCGGCGACCAAATGCCGCCGGGCGCGGAAGACCGGACCGGTCACCGTCGCGTACATCGAGGTCAACGACCACAGCATGCTGAGCGCCGGCAAGTACACGCTGGCGAACGGCGGCGCGCAGGTGATCGACGTCGCGGTGATCTTCGCGGCGAACATCAACTACGACGGGTCGAACGCGTACCTGTTCTTCAACGACCAGGTGACCAACGTCCTGAACAACGTCGCCACCCAGGTCCGCCCGCTGCAGCAGAAGGGCATCAAGGTCCTGCTGTCGGTCCTCGGCAACCACCAGGGCGCCGGTTTCGCGAACTTCCCGAACCAGGCCGCCGCCGACGCGTTCGCGCAGCAGCTGGCCGACGCGGTCAACCAGTACGGCCTGGACGGCATCGACTTCGACGACGAGTACGCTGAGTACGGCAACAACGGCACCGGCCAGCCGAACGACTTCTCGTTCTTCTACCTGATCCAGGCCCTCCGCGCCAAGCTCCCCAACAAGCTGATCACGCTCTACGACATCGGCCCCGCGGCGGACCGCCTGTCCTACAACGGCCAGAGCATCGCGGAGACCTTCAACTACGCCTGGAACCCGTACTACGGCACGTGGGGCGTCCCCAGCGGACCGAGCGAGAAGTCGCGCCTGTCCCCCGCGGCCATCTCCTACACCGCGACCAGCTCGTCGACCGCCGCGAGCCTGGCCCAGCGAACGGTCAACGAGGGGTACGGCGTCTTCCTCACGTACAACCTGACCGAGTCCGACACGTCGTCGTACATGACGTCGTTCACCCAGAAGCTGTACGGCAGCGCCACCGTCTACACGCCCTAG
- a CDS encoding carbohydrate ABC transporter permease, whose amino-acid sequence MHGRIRTWGPGALVLLPTVLLLGYFVYGLIAWSFNTSLTDRHTARKGPANYVGFENYAHLFGEDRFLNSLKNLGVLTVAFIVGTLIFGLLWALLLEKGVPGESVFRSIYLFPMAISMIASGVVWGWLLNPSQGEDARGLNRLFEILHLQFLENPWWTAGSRWTTMASIALPAVWQLSGYIMALFLAGFRGIPPELREAARVDGASEFKLYRHVLFPQLSPIALSALIILGHMSLKLFDLIYAITGPNQFRTEVPAVYMWNTLLRSDQAKAAAIAIVLLAVVAVLVIPYIAYTVRQENEE is encoded by the coding sequence GTGCACGGAAGAATCCGCACCTGGGGACCTGGAGCCCTGGTGCTGCTGCCGACCGTGCTGCTGCTCGGGTACTTCGTCTACGGGCTCATCGCGTGGTCCTTCAACACCTCGCTGACCGACCGGCACACGGCCCGCAAAGGCCCGGCCAACTACGTCGGCTTCGAGAACTACGCGCATCTGTTCGGTGAGGACCGGTTCCTCAACTCGCTGAAGAACCTCGGCGTGCTCACGGTGGCGTTCATCGTGGGCACGCTGATCTTCGGTCTGCTCTGGGCACTGCTGCTGGAGAAGGGCGTGCCCGGCGAGTCGGTCTTCCGGTCGATCTACCTGTTCCCGATGGCGATCTCGATGATCGCCTCGGGCGTGGTCTGGGGCTGGTTGCTCAACCCGTCCCAGGGCGAGGACGCGCGTGGGCTGAACCGGTTGTTCGAGATCCTCCATCTGCAGTTCCTGGAGAATCCCTGGTGGACCGCGGGTAGTAGATGGACGACGATGGCGTCCATCGCGCTGCCTGCGGTCTGGCAGCTGTCCGGCTACATCATGGCCTTGTTCCTGGCCGGTTTCCGGGGCATCCCGCCGGAGCTGCGCGAGGCGGCCCGGGTCGACGGCGCGTCGGAGTTCAAGCTCTACCGGCACGTGCTGTTCCCGCAGCTGTCGCCGATCGCGCTGTCCGCGCTGATCATCCTCGGACACATGTCGCTGAAGCTGTTCGACCTGATCTACGCGATCACCGGGCCGAACCAGTTCCGGACCGAGGTGCCGGCGGTCTACATGTGGAACACCTTGCTACGCAGTGACCAGGCCAAGGCGGCCGCGATCGCGATCGTTCTGCTCGCCGTCGTCGCTGTCCTCGTCATCCCGTACATCGCGTACACCGTCCGGCAGGAGAATGAGGAATGA
- a CDS encoding ABC transporter substrate-binding protein codes for MRGGLSKTLALVGAAGLLAVSACGNSDDSGGGGSSANKDVTVFTWWADGGEKAGLDGLVSVFGTDCKDYKFVNSAVAGGAGSNAKQVLANDLQAGKPPSTFQAHAGAELKDYINAGQVDDISQLYKDFGLDKAFPQNLIDNLTVDGKIYSIPANVHRANVVWANPTVLKKASIDGTKAPANVDAWIADLTKLKAAGVTAPLAISKGFAQEMLVEAVLLAELGPDKFKGLWDGKTDWAGGDVTAALNKYKTLLTFTNTDREAIDWPDALGYVNSGKAGYTLMGDWVAAQQVADKIPDTAYTYWPAPGTEGDFQFLSDSFTLPTNGADPDGAKCWLKTVGSAEGQKAFNTKKGSIPARSDANPADYPKYQQSAMADWKSKTIVPSCAHGAACTLGQNNDILSAISQFSGSPDVAKLQSALGTAMKTS; via the coding sequence ATGCGTGGTGGTCTGAGTAAGACCCTGGCGCTGGTGGGTGCGGCGGGTCTTCTCGCGGTGAGCGCCTGCGGAAACAGCGACGACAGCGGCGGCGGTGGCTCGTCCGCGAACAAGGACGTCACTGTCTTCACCTGGTGGGCCGACGGTGGTGAGAAGGCCGGTCTGGACGGCCTGGTGTCGGTGTTCGGCACCGACTGCAAGGACTACAAGTTCGTCAACTCGGCGGTTGCCGGTGGCGCAGGCTCGAACGCGAAGCAGGTGCTGGCCAACGACCTGCAGGCGGGTAAGCCGCCGTCCACGTTCCAGGCGCACGCCGGTGCGGAGCTGAAGGACTACATCAACGCGGGCCAGGTCGACGACATCAGCCAGCTGTACAAGGACTTCGGGCTGGACAAGGCGTTCCCGCAGAACCTGATCGACAACCTGACCGTCGACGGCAAGATCTACTCGATCCCTGCCAACGTCCACCGCGCGAACGTGGTCTGGGCGAACCCGACGGTGCTGAAGAAGGCGAGCATCGACGGCACCAAGGCTCCGGCCAACGTGGACGCGTGGATCGCCGATCTGACCAAGCTGAAGGCGGCCGGTGTCACGGCACCGCTGGCGATCTCGAAGGGCTTCGCCCAGGAGATGCTGGTCGAGGCCGTACTGCTGGCCGAGCTCGGCCCGGACAAGTTCAAGGGTCTGTGGGACGGCAAGACCGACTGGGCCGGTGGCGACGTCACGGCGGCGCTGAACAAGTACAAGACGCTGCTCACGTTCACCAACACCGACCGCGAGGCGATCGACTGGCCGGACGCGCTGGGCTACGTGAACTCCGGCAAGGCCGGCTACACGCTGATGGGTGACTGGGTCGCCGCGCAGCAGGTGGCGGACAAGATTCCGGACACGGCGTACACCTACTGGCCGGCCCCGGGCACCGAGGGCGACTTCCAGTTCCTCTCGGACTCGTTCACGCTGCCGACCAACGGTGCCGACCCCGACGGCGCCAAGTGCTGGCTGAAGACGGTCGGTTCGGCCGAGGGCCAGAAGGCGTTCAACACCAAGAAGGGCTCGATCCCGGCCCGCTCGGACGCCAACCCGGCCGACTACCCGAAGTACCAGCAGTCGGCGATGGCGGACTGGAAGAGCAAGACGATCGTTCCGTCCTGCGCCCACGGTGCCGCGTGCACGCTGGGTCAGAACAACGACATCCTGTCCGCGATCAGCCAGTTCAGCGGCAGCCCGGACGTCGCCAAGCTGCAGTCGGCGCTCGGTACCGCGATGAAGACGAGCTGA
- a CDS encoding acyl-CoA dehydrogenase yields MSHYKSNLRDIEFNLLEVLGRGDVLGQGPYADMDVATAREVLAEVDRLAKHELAESFAEADRNPPVFDPEAHEVRMPEAFKKSYHAYMDAEWFKLELPAELGGQPTPPSLRWAAAELVLGANPPVHMYAAGPNFAHVLWRNGVDRDKKIAHHIIERGWGATMVLTEPDAGSDVGAGRTKATLQEDGSWHIEGVKRFITSGEHDLTENIIHLVLARPQGIEGVGGPGTKGLSLFVVPKYDFDLETGELTGGRNGAFVTNVEKKMGIKVSTTCEITFGDGVPAKGWLLGEVHDGIAQMFQVIEYARMMVGTKAIATLSTGYLNALEYAKERVQGADLTQPAKDAPRVTITHHPDVRRSLMTQKAYAEALRALVLFTATYQDRAEQARYAGEHDDLAERVNDLLLPLVKGYGSEKSWTLLGTESLQTFGGSGFLQDYPIEQYVRDAKIDTLYEGTTAIQGQDLFFRKIIKDQGKALGHLAEQVQAFVASEAGNGRLKEERGLLAKGLEDTQKILGIMGQALMASNPQAENGDPRNVYKVGLNTSRLLFVLGDVVCSWLMLRQAEVALERLGGELSPADQDFYTGKVAAAQWFVRSTMPSVRAERVKAELTDLDVMDLPESAF; encoded by the coding sequence GTGAGCCACTACAAGTCGAATCTGCGGGATATCGAGTTCAATCTGCTCGAGGTGCTGGGCCGCGGCGACGTCCTCGGTCAGGGTCCGTACGCCGACATGGACGTCGCTACCGCCCGTGAGGTGCTCGCGGAGGTGGACCGGCTGGCCAAGCACGAGCTGGCCGAGTCGTTCGCGGAGGCCGACCGGAACCCGCCGGTCTTCGACCCGGAGGCGCACGAGGTCCGGATGCCCGAGGCGTTCAAGAAGAGCTACCACGCCTACATGGACGCGGAGTGGTTCAAGCTCGAGCTGCCGGCTGAGCTCGGAGGTCAGCCGACCCCGCCGTCGCTGCGCTGGGCCGCCGCCGAGCTGGTGCTCGGCGCCAACCCGCCGGTCCACATGTACGCCGCCGGCCCGAACTTCGCGCACGTGCTGTGGCGCAACGGCGTCGATCGCGACAAGAAGATCGCGCACCACATCATCGAGCGCGGCTGGGGCGCCACGATGGTGCTGACCGAGCCGGACGCCGGTTCCGACGTCGGCGCCGGCCGCACGAAGGCCACGCTGCAGGAGGACGGCAGCTGGCACATCGAGGGCGTCAAGCGGTTCATCACCTCGGGCGAGCACGACCTGACCGAGAACATCATCCACCTGGTCCTCGCCCGCCCGCAGGGCATCGAGGGCGTCGGCGGTCCGGGTACGAAGGGCCTCAGCCTGTTCGTGGTCCCGAAGTACGACTTCGACCTCGAGACCGGTGAGCTGACCGGTGGGCGCAACGGCGCCTTCGTCACGAACGTCGAGAAGAAGATGGGGATCAAGGTCTCCACGACCTGCGAGATCACCTTCGGCGACGGCGTACCCGCGAAGGGCTGGCTGCTCGGCGAGGTGCACGACGGCATCGCGCAGATGTTCCAGGTGATCGAGTACGCGCGGATGATGGTCGGCACCAAGGCGATCGCCACGCTGTCCACCGGCTACCTGAACGCGCTCGAGTACGCCAAGGAGCGGGTGCAGGGCGCGGACCTGACGCAGCCGGCCAAGGACGCGCCGCGGGTCACGATCACCCACCACCCCGACGTACGGCGTTCGCTGATGACGCAGAAGGCGTACGCCGAGGCGCTGCGGGCGCTGGTGTTGTTCACGGCGACGTACCAGGACCGGGCCGAGCAGGCGCGGTACGCCGGTGAGCACGACGACCTGGCCGAGCGGGTCAACGACCTGCTGCTGCCGCTGGTGAAGGGCTACGGGTCGGAGAAGTCCTGGACGCTGCTCGGCACCGAGTCGCTGCAGACGTTCGGCGGGTCCGGCTTCCTGCAGGACTACCCGATCGAGCAGTACGTGCGCGACGCGAAGATCGACACGCTCTACGAGGGCACGACGGCGATCCAGGGCCAGGACCTGTTCTTCCGGAAGATCATCAAGGACCAGGGCAAGGCGCTGGGCCACCTGGCCGAGCAGGTGCAGGCGTTCGTCGCTTCCGAGGCAGGCAACGGCCGGCTGAAGGAGGAGCGCGGGCTGCTCGCGAAGGGCCTCGAGGACACCCAGAAGATCCTGGGCATCATGGGGCAGGCCCTGATGGCCAGCAACCCGCAGGCGGAGAACGGCGACCCGCGCAACGTCTACAAGGTCGGCCTGAACACCTCGCGGCTGCTGTTCGTCCTCGGTGACGTGGTCTGCTCGTGGCTGATGCTCCGCCAGGCCGAGGTCGCGCTGGAGCGGCTGGGCGGCGAGCTTTCCCCTGCTGACCAGGACTTTTACACCGGCAAGGTCGCGGCGGCCCAGTGGTTCGTCCGCAGCACGATGCCGTCGGTCCGGGCCGAGCGGGTCAAGGCCGAGCTCACCGATCTCGACGTCATGGACCTGCCCGAGTCCGCCTTCTGA
- a CDS encoding DUF2231 domain-containing protein: MASRSLPQRAVRAVGESPLSERLARAQELAYQPLIDWVRGSPLHSDVLGHSLHPSLTDVTTGCWLGTSLLDLAGGSESRRGAAVLNGFGVLASLPTALAGAADWSELSGEERRIGAVHALGADTATFLFVGSLVARLRGRHGLGVKLAVAGNLVMAGAGFLGGHLALNRGTARTVWRVGTER; the protein is encoded by the coding sequence GTGGCGTCGAGATCCTTGCCGCAGCGTGCAGTTCGGGCAGTCGGCGAAAGTCCGCTGTCCGAGCGGCTTGCTCGCGCGCAGGAGTTGGCGTACCAGCCGTTGATCGACTGGGTGCGAGGCAGTCCGCTGCACTCCGACGTACTCGGGCATTCGTTGCATCCGTCGCTGACCGACGTGACCACCGGGTGCTGGCTCGGCACGTCCCTTCTCGATCTCGCCGGTGGGTCCGAGTCGCGGCGTGGGGCGGCGGTTCTCAACGGCTTCGGAGTGCTGGCGTCCCTGCCGACGGCTCTTGCGGGCGCCGCTGACTGGTCGGAGCTGTCAGGCGAGGAACGGCGGATCGGTGCGGTCCACGCGCTCGGCGCGGACACCGCGACGTTCCTGTTCGTCGGCTCACTTGTTGCGCGGCTGCGCGGCCGTCACGGGCTCGGTGTGAAGCTCGCCGTGGCCGGGAATCTGGTGATGGCGGGCGCGGGCTTCCTCGGCGGGCATCTGGCGCTGAATCGTGGGACTGCTCGAACTGTTTGGCGCGTGGGTACAGAGAGGTAG
- a CDS encoding DUF6458 family protein, which produces MSIGVGIFLMVIGAVLAFAVRDTWDAVNLQVVGYILLLAGLAGILLSFYITNRRRRVATDAIDPAVEEEYRVVEEHHRDIKE; this is translated from the coding sequence ATGAGCATCGGTGTCGGGATCTTTCTGATGGTGATCGGCGCGGTGCTGGCGTTCGCCGTCCGCGACACCTGGGACGCCGTGAACCTGCAGGTCGTCGGCTACATCCTCCTGCTCGCCGGCCTGGCCGGCATCCTCCTCTCCTTCTACATCACCAACCGCCGCCGCCGCGTCGCCACCGACGCCATCGACCCGGCAGTCGAAGAGGAGTACCGCGTAGTAGAGGAACACCACCGCGACATCAAGGAGTAA
- a CDS encoding NHL domain-containing thioredoxin family protein produces MHVRAPELRGRGWLNTGGQELSLADFRGRFLLLDFWAFCCINCLHVLDELRPLEEKYGDALVIVGVHSPKFAHEGEEAAVRAAVERYEVGHPVLDDPELITWQNYTARAWPTLVLVDPNGYIVAQYSGEGHAHALDALLAELIVQHDEAGTLTRGKSPYVAPVAEPTDLRFPAKVVALDNGLLVADAGNHSIVELAEDATTVMRRIGTGQRGFVDGSADEASFSEPNGLVVLPPDVAGRLGYDVVVADTVNHALRGISLADGQVRTLVGTGKQWMDGDGTDVLSSPWDVAWWGDKVWIAMAGVHQLWTFDPFTGVTEVAAGTTNEGLKDGPLADAWFAQTSGLAADGDRLWLADSEISALRWIETSVHTAVGTGLFDFGLRDGKASEALLQHPLGVTVLPDGSIAIADTYNGAVRRYDPRTEIVETMATGLAEPSGAVVVGNELLVVESAAHRLTRVPLGASATADEFSTQTQRPPMDVAAGEVTLEVVFTPPPGQKLDDRYGPSTRLLVSATPDTLLREGAGDSTDLVRRLVIDPHAGTGVLHVAVQAASCDDAAEVEFPACHMHRQDWGVPVQVTPDGPDRVELVLSGGK; encoded by the coding sequence ATGCATGTGCGTGCGCCGGAGTTGCGGGGTCGGGGTTGGTTGAACACCGGTGGTCAGGAGTTGTCGCTCGCTGACTTCCGGGGACGCTTTCTGTTGCTGGACTTCTGGGCGTTCTGTTGTATCAACTGCCTGCACGTGCTCGACGAGTTGCGGCCGTTGGAGGAGAAGTACGGCGATGCGCTGGTGATCGTCGGCGTGCACTCGCCGAAGTTCGCGCACGAAGGTGAAGAGGCGGCGGTTCGTGCTGCCGTGGAGCGGTACGAGGTGGGGCATCCGGTGCTCGACGACCCGGAGCTGATCACCTGGCAGAACTACACCGCTCGCGCGTGGCCGACCCTCGTGCTGGTCGATCCGAACGGGTACATCGTCGCGCAGTACTCCGGTGAAGGACACGCGCACGCCCTGGACGCACTGCTGGCCGAGCTGATCGTGCAGCACGACGAGGCCGGCACGCTCACGCGCGGCAAGTCGCCGTACGTCGCGCCTGTTGCCGAGCCCACCGATCTTCGCTTCCCCGCCAAAGTGGTTGCTCTCGACAACGGGCTGCTCGTTGCGGACGCCGGCAATCACAGCATCGTCGAGCTCGCCGAGGACGCGACAACCGTCATGCGCCGGATCGGGACCGGTCAGCGTGGTTTTGTGGACGGATCTGCTGACGAGGCATCGTTCTCGGAGCCGAACGGACTGGTGGTTCTGCCGCCGGATGTCGCCGGCCGGCTCGGGTACGACGTGGTTGTCGCCGACACCGTGAACCATGCGCTGCGCGGGATCTCGCTGGCGGATGGTCAGGTGCGGACGTTGGTTGGCACCGGCAAGCAGTGGATGGACGGCGACGGCACCGACGTACTCAGTTCGCCGTGGGACGTTGCGTGGTGGGGCGACAAGGTATGGATCGCCATGGCCGGCGTACACCAGCTCTGGACGTTCGATCCATTCACCGGGGTGACTGAGGTTGCCGCGGGTACGACCAATGAAGGGCTGAAGGACGGGCCGCTCGCGGATGCGTGGTTCGCGCAGACCAGCGGGCTCGCCGCGGACGGCGATCGGCTGTGGCTGGCCGACTCCGAGATCTCCGCGCTGCGGTGGATCGAGACTTCGGTGCACACGGCTGTCGGGACCGGGCTGTTCGACTTCGGGCTGCGCGACGGGAAGGCGAGCGAGGCGCTGCTGCAGCATCCGCTCGGGGTGACGGTGCTGCCCGATGGTTCGATCGCGATCGCCGACACGTACAACGGCGCCGTACGCCGGTACGACCCGCGCACCGAGATCGTCGAGACGATGGCCACGGGTCTGGCCGAGCCAAGCGGTGCCGTTGTCGTGGGCAACGAGCTCCTGGTGGTCGAGTCGGCCGCCCACCGCTTGACGCGGGTGCCTCTGGGAGCGTCCGCGACGGCTGACGAGTTCAGCACGCAGACCCAGCGCCCGCCGATGGACGTGGCCGCGGGCGAGGTGACCCTCGAGGTCGTCTTCACTCCGCCGCCCGGCCAGAAGCTCGACGACCGCTATGGCCCGTCCACCCGCCTCCTCGTCTCCGCCACCCCCGACACGCTCCTGCGCGAGGGCGCCGGCGACTCCACCGACCTGGTACGTCGCCTGGTCATCGACCCGCACGCGGGCACCGGCGTACTCCACGTCGCCGTACAGGCCGCGTCTTGTGATGATGCAGCCGAGGTGGAGTTTCCTGCGTGCCACATGCATCGGCAGGACTGGGGCGTGCCCGTCCAGGTGACTCCCGATGGTCCCGACCGCGTCGAATTGGTTCTCTCCGGCGGGAAGTAG